TCTGGATTGAAAACGCAGGAGACTTCCTGCATTTTCAGCACTCTTTCAATGCACCCTTTGTTGCAGCCGATACACCTGCGATAGGTCATTTCACGTTCCAGCTTATTTACAAACTCGCTGTCGGCGAGAAAGGCTCTGGCACAGCCTGCAAAATCACCATAATCCTCTTCGACGATTTCTCTTGCAATATCCCCATTGTTGATTCGATTGCAGGCGATGACTGGAATCTTTATGGTTCGCTTGATTTCTCTGGCAAGAAAGGCGAAGCCTCCCTCCGGCAGATGCATTGAGATTTGAGGGACTTCAGACTCATGCCAGCCTCCCGTCACATTCACTGCATCCAAATAGGATTCCGCCTTCAGAAGAAGCCTCATAGTATCCTTGATTCCGTAACCGCCAAGCATATCCGAGGCGGAGACACGAAGAATGATAGGAAAATTGCTGCCCACAGAACGCCTTACCTCACGAATGACCTCCAATGGAAACCGCATTCGATTTTCCTCGTCTCCGCCATATTCATCAATCCTGTGATTGGTCAGCGGAGAGAAAAACTGAGATAAGAGGTAGCCTGCACTGCAGCTGATTTCAACACCGTCAACACCTGCAGCTTTGCAAAGACTTGCCGCCTGTCCGAACTGCTGTATGATTCCTGCAATTTCATCCGTCTCCAATGCTCGGGGGACTTGTTTGTAAATAGGCGACGGAATTGCAGATGGTGCTATGGGCAAAGCCTCCTTGTCCGCAAGGGAACCTCTCGCGGCATTTCTCCCTGCATGAAAAAGCTGAATGAAAAGCTTTCCCGCATCCTGGTGAATTTCATTGGTCATGGCGCGGAGTGCTTCCATGATTTCCGGTTCCAACACACACATGTTGAACGGAGCTCCCGTTTTGGATACGCCCATTACTGCAGTGACTGCAGCTGCACCACCCTTCACACGCTCTGCCAGAAATGCAGTCTCTTTTTCTATGGACAAACCGGAGTGGATTGCTGTCATAATGATGCGGTTTTTCAGCACCAAACCCCCAATTCTGCCTTCCATAAATAAATGGTTCACAGGATCCTCCTATCTCATTCGTCGCTTGACTCTCATGTTTTCCTGCATTGCGTATTTCCGCTTTGTTATTCCGAATTATATCACAACGAAATGTCACTTACCAACTGGAAATAGGGAACAAAAAATGAAAACTCCCCGCTTTTAGCGGAGAGTTTCACGAATTATATGTTAAAAATCAGAGGAGCATTTCAGGCAGAAACAACACGAGCTTTGGTATGAATGCGATGAGCAGCACTACGATAAAGCTGACCACTACAAACGGAACGATACTTCTGCTCAGTTTTCCAAGGGGTACTCCTGTAATGTTGGAGCTTACAAACAGACACATGCCGACGGGAGGTGTAATCAGCGCAACTGAAATCATCAAGCTGAAAACAATTCCAAAGTGAACATCGTTGATTCCCACTGCTAAGGCAAGTGGGGCGAACACTGGTACAAA
This genomic window from Clostridiales bacterium contains:
- a CDS encoding FAD-dependent oxidoreductase, translated to MNHLFMEGRIGGLVLKNRIIMTAIHSGLSIEKETAFLAERVKGGAAAVTAVMGVSKTGAPFNMCVLEPEIMEALRAMTNEIHQDAGKLFIQLFHAGRNAARGSLADKEALPIAPSAIPSPIYKQVPRALETDEIAGIIQQFGQAASLCKAAGVDGVEISCSAGYLLSQFFSPLTNHRIDEYGGDEENRMRFPLEVIREVRRSVGSNFPIILRVSASDMLGGYGIKDTMRLLLKAESYLDAVNVTGGWHESEVPQISMHLPEGGFAFLAREIKRTIKIPVIACNRINNGDIAREIVEEDYGDFAGCARAFLADSEFVNKLEREMTYRRCIGCNKGCIERVLKMQEVSCVFNPEVGREGEKAGVEGGLQRIEGQLLRRGGTVPGQAGPLQIKKEQRRKTLVVGGGAAGIEAALQCAKQGDEVTLCTSENKIGGLLHAASKAPYKETIAWNLKAMNDELERSRVNVMCNQLVESSFIELYKPDFVVVATGSRPALPPIPGIDQKHVITAQQVLEEGNPFARLLLKGSILVLGGGSVGLETALYLTKSLKLQQLGSHFLYDYAPPEIQENLICGGGITIVEMGAKMGADLGGLRRIMLKELRRHGVALIDNARVEQISEKEVTLNLDGRTVLHGADTVIVAAGYEPQGQVLIQWLEKNGQYPHCVIGDAQKIGNIGKALKDAYALCRR